The Scomber japonicus isolate fScoJap1 chromosome 13, fScoJap1.pri, whole genome shotgun sequence genome includes a window with the following:
- the LOC128371730 gene encoding odorant receptor 131-2-like translates to MLDSNQSQTNITVGLQYQGLLGMVMFSILTSVPCCVFLFINGTMLFTLRSKPVFRETSRYILLYNLLFADTVHLAQSQLMYILAVCRLRLIYPVCGFLIMLANLTNNISPLTLVVMSLERYVAVCYPLRHATIITIRNTGVAIMVVWGFNSLNIITQVLLLSNVHFENSESLQMEDFCGKESMLLDPISDYYDKAFTCFLFVAAGVTVTCNYIGVMITARSASTDQDSARKSRNTLLLHLVQLGLSLSSTIHNPLLVAVSKVLDRIMTVRIQTVLYVCMIILPRCLSSLIYGIRDQTIRPVLVYHLCFQWRRSPLLEVVPAKPKIMLVT, encoded by the coding sequence ATGTTGGACTCCAATCAGTCTCAGACCAACATCACTGTTGGACTGCAGTATCAGGGGCTACTGGGAATGGTGATGTTTTCCATTCTGACTTCAGTGCcatgctgtgtgtttctcttcattAATGGGACCATGTTATTCACCTTGAGGAGTAAACCTGTTTTTCGAGAGACCTCCCGTTACATTCTCCTGTATAACCTCCTTTTTGCAGACACTGTACACTTGGCACAGAGTCAGTTAATGTATATTCTGGCTGTTTGTAGATTAAGGCTGATTTATCCTGTATGTGGTTTTCTCATCATGCTCGCCAATCTCACAAATAATATCTCTCCTCTCACACTGGTGGTGATGTCTCTGGAGAGATATGTAGCTGTGTGCTACCCACTGAGGCACgctaccatcatcaccatcagaaACACAGGGGTGGCCATTATGGTGGTTTGGGGGTTCAATTCACTAAATATTATTACTCAAGTTCTTTTACTATCAAATGTTCATTTTGAAAACTCCGAGAGCCTGCAGATGGAAGATTTTTGTGGCAAAGAAAGTATGTTGCTTGATCCAATATCTGATTATTATGACAAAGCTTTcacttgttttctgtttgtagCAGCTGGTGTGACAGTGACTTGTAACTATATTGGTGTGATGATAACAGCCAGGTCGGCCTCCACAGACCAAGACTCAGCCCGTAAGTCTcgtaacacactgctgctgcatctGGTGCAGCTGGGCCTCAGTCTCTCTTCTACTATACACAACCCATTGCTTGTAGCTGTCTCAAAAGTCCTAGACAGGATAATGACTGTCCGCATCCAGACTGtactttatgtgtgtatgatcATCCTCCCCAGATGTCTGAGTTCTCTTATCTATGGAATCAGAGACCAGACCATTAGACCTGTCCTTGTATACCATCT
- the LOC128371731 gene encoding odorant receptor 131-2-like yields the protein MLYANQSQTNITVGLQYQELLGTVMFAILTTVPCCVFLSINGTMLFTLRSKPVFRETSRYILLYNLLFADTVHLAQSQLMYILAVCRLRLIYPVCGFLIMLTNLTNEISPLTLVVMSLERYVAVCYPLRHATIITIRNTGVAIMVVWGFNSLNIITRVLLQSNVPFENSESLQMEDFCGKDSMLIDPISDHYDKAFTCFLFVSAGLAVISSYIGVIVAARSASTDKASAHKARNTLLLRLVQLGLSLSSALHNPLLVVVSKVLDRIMSVRIQIVLYVCIIILPRCLSSLIYGIRDQTIRPVLVYHLCFQWRRSPLL from the coding sequence ATGTTGTATGCAAATCAGTCTCAGACCAACATCACTGTTGGACTGCAGTATCAGGAGCTACTAGGAACGGTGATGTTTGCCATTCTGACTACAGTGCCAtgctgtgtgtttctttctatTAATGGGACCATGTTATTCACTTTGAGGAGTAAACCTGTGTTTCGTGAGACCTCCCGTTACATTCTCCTGTATAACCTCCTTTTTGCAGACACTGTACACTTGGCACAGAGTCAGTTAATGTATATTCTGGCTGTTTGTAGATTAAGGCTGATTTATCCTGTATGTGGTTTTCTCATCATGCTTACAAATCTCACAAATGAAATCTCTCCTCTCACACTGGTGGTGATGTCTCTGGAGAGATATGTAGCTGTGTGCTACCCACTGAGGCACgctaccatcatcaccatcagaaACACAGGGGTGGCCATTATGGTGGTTTGGGGGTTCAATTCACTAAATATTATTACTCGAGTTCTTTTACAATCAAATGTTCCTTTTGAAAACTCAGAGAGCCTGCAGATGGAAGACTTTTGTGGCAAAGACAGTATGTTGATTGATCCGATATCTGATCATTATGACAAAGCTTTcacttgttttctgtttgtatcaGCTGGTTTGGCAGTCATCTCTTCTTATATTGGTGTGATAGTAGCAGCCAGGTCGGCCTCAACAGACAAAGCTTCAGCCCATAAAGCTCGTAACACATTGCTGCTGCGTCTGGTGCAGCTGGGCctcagtctctcctctgctctccacAACCCATTGCTTGTAGTTGTCTCAAAAGTCCTAGACAGGATAATGAGTGTCCGCATTCAGATTGtactttatgtgtgtattatcatCCTCCCCAGATGTCTGAGTTCTCTTATCTATGGAATCAGAGACCAGACCATCAGACCTGTCCTTGTATACCATCTATGCTTTCAGTGGAGACGCTCACCTTTGCTCTAA
- the LOC128371732 gene encoding odorant receptor 131-2-like, which yields MATSVLLYLLAALRIKLTYSVCSALILLSILTITISPLTLAVMSLERYVAVCYPLRHATVFNMRSTGIAIAVVWAFSFIHILIRGFMLLYLFIKLSLIQMGGFCSKEAIFFAPIFNDFEEVYASTLFLSIGVLIIGSYIGVALVARSVSTNKASARKALQTLLLHMIQLILILTSTFTSTIIMTLARIVGRLALMRVYNVCFVCLNILPRCLSALIYGLRDQTIRSALMQNLCCQCRCSVIFRKSQ from the coding sequence ATGGCAACATCAGTTCTGCTTTACTTACTGGCTGCCTTACGGATAAAACTGACATATTCTGTATGCAGTGCTCTCATCTTACTCTCAATTTTGACAATTACAATCTCCCCTCTCACCTTGGCTGTGATGTCACTTGAGAGATATGTGGCTGTATGTTATCCACTGAGGCATGCTACTGTCTTCAACATGAGAAGCACAGGCATAGCCATTGCAGTTGTGTGGGCTTTCAGTTTTATCCACATCCTCATTCGAGGTTTCATGTTGTTATATTTGTTCATAAAACTCTCCCTGATACAGATGGGTGGCTTTTGCTCTAAAGAGGCCATTTTTTTTGCACCTATATTTAATGATTTTGAAGAAGTGTATGCCAGCACACTGTTTCTGTCAATAGGTGTGTTAATCATCGGCTCCTACATTGGTGTAGCACTCGTAGCCAGGTCTGTCTCAACAAACAAAGCATCAGCTAGAAAGGCTCTTCAGACTCTCCTGCTTCACATGATTCAGCTAATCCTGATTCTCACCTCCACCTTTACCTCTACCATCATCATGACTCTTGCTAGAATAGTTGGGAGATTGGCCCTTATGCGTGTTTACAATGTATGCTTTGTGTGCTTGAATATCCTTCCAAGGTGTCTGAGTGCTCTCATTTATGGTCTCAGGGATCAAACTATCAGATCGGCCCTCATGCAGAATCTGTGCTGTCAGTGCAGATGTTCAGTTATATTCAGGAAGAGCCAGTAA
- the LOC128371733 gene encoding odorant receptor 131-2-like, translating to MATSVLLYLLAALRIKLIYLPCGVLVLLSILTFTISPLTLAVMSLERYVAVCYPLRHATVFNMRSTGIAIAVVWSFSLIYILIRGFMLLYVLTDFSLMQMGVFCSKEAIFYAPIFNDFEEVYAITLFLSIGVVIIGSYIGVSLVARSVSTNKASARKALQTLMLHMIQLILILTSTFITTVIITLARIVGRLALMRVYNVCFVCFNILPKCLSALIYGLRDQTIRAVLMQNLCCQCRCSVIFRKSQ from the coding sequence ATGGCAACATCAGTTCTGCTTTACTTACTGGCTGCCTTACGGATAAAGCTGATATATTTACCATGTGGTGTCCTTGTCTTACTCTCAATTTTGACATTCACAATCTCCCCTCTCACCTTGGCTGTGATGTCACTTGAGAGATATGTGGCTGTATGTTATCCACTGAGGCATGCTACTGTCTTCAACATGAGAAGCACAGGCATAGCCATTGCAGTGGTGTGGTCTTTCAGTTTAATCTACATCCTCATTCGAGGTTTCATGTTGTTATATGTGTTGACAGACTTCTCCCTAATGCAGATGGGTGTCTTTTGCTCTAAAGAGGCCATTTTTTATGCACCAATATTTAATGATTTTGAAGAAGTGTATGCCATTACTCTTTTTCTGTCAATAGGTGTGGTAATCATCGGCTCCTACATTGGTGTATCACTCGTAGCCAGGTCTGTCTCAACAAACAAAGCATCAGCTAGAAAGGCTCTTCAGACTCTCATGCTTCACATGATTCAGCTAATCCTGATTCTCACCTCCACCTTTATCACGACTGTCATCATAACCCTTGCTAGAATAGTTGGGAGATTGGCCCTTATGCGTGTTTACAATGTATGCTTTGTGTGCTTCAATATCCTTCCAAAGTGTCTGAGTGCTCTTATTTATGGTCTCAGGGATCAAACTATCAGAGCGGTCCTCATGCAGAATCTGTGCTGTCAGTGCAGATGTTCAGTTATATTCAGGAAGAGCCAGTAA
- the LOC128371734 gene encoding odorant receptor 131-2-like, with protein sequence MATSVLLYLLAALRIKLIYLPCGVLVLLSILTFTISPLTLAVMSLERYVAVCYPLRHATVFNMRSTGIAIAVVWSFSLIYIFIRGFMLLYVLTDFSLMQMGVFCSKEAIFYAPIFNDFEEVYAITLFLSIGVVIIGSYIGVALVARSVSTNKASARKALQTLMLHMIQLILILTSTFITTVIITLARIVGRLALMRVYNVCFVCFNILPKCLSALIYGLRDQTIRAVLMQNLCCQLTLSLTETISVKNQHCEDISVLLGHNNLACPHNFRGLLEVSDLVLSSRNSCAVICSDCPVTVPVGGPDVLKSAEPHHQVVDPQAKSWYIKDNLYLWELELSRPYGEPDVKHGGIPSQPSTKLLVEFPFYSFNS encoded by the exons ATGGCAACATCAGTTCTGCTTTACTTACTGGCTGCCTTACGGATAAAGCTGATATATTTACCATGTGGTGTCCTTGTCTTACTCTCAATTTTGACATTCACAATCTCCCCTCTCACCTTGGCTGTGATGTCACTTGAGAGATATGTGGCTGTATGTTATCCACTGAGGCATGCTACTGTCTTCAACATGAGAAGCACAGGCATAGCCATTGCAGTGGTGTGGTCTTTCAGTTTAATCTACATCTTCATTCGTGGTTTCATGTTGTTATATGTGTTGACAGACTTCTCCCTAATGCAGATGGGTGTCTTTTGCTCTAAAGAGGCCATTTTTTATGCACCAATATTTAATGATTTTGAAGAAGTGTATGCCATTACTCTTTTTCTGTCAATAGGTGTGGTAATCATCGGCTCCTACATTGGTGTAGCACTCGTAGCCAGGTCTGTCTCAACAAACAAAGCATCAGCTAGAAAGGCTCTTCAGACTCTCATGCTTCACATGATTCAGCTAATCCTGATTCTCACCTCCACCTTTATCACGACTGTCATCATAACCCTTGCTAGAATAGTTGGGAGATTGGCCCTTATGCGTGTTTACAATGTATGCTTTGTGTGCTTCAATATCCTTCCAAAGTGTCTGAGTGCTCTTATTTATGGTCTCAGGGATCAAACTATCAGAGCGGTCCTCATGCAGAATCTGTGCTGTCA ACTCACTCTATCTTTGACAGAAACTATTTCAGTTAAAAAtcagcattgtgaggacatttctgtgttgttgGGACATAACAACTTGGCCTGTCCTCACAACTTCAGAGGGCTGTTGGAAGTTTCAGACTTGGTTTTAAGTTCAAG GAACTCTTGTGCGGTCATTTGTTCAGATTGTCCAGTCACAGTGCCTGTTGGAGGTCCTGATGTATTGAAGTCAGCAGAACCACATCATCAGGTGGTGGACCCACAGGCCA AGTCCTGGTACATTAAGGATAATCTATATTTATGGGAGCTGGAGCTGTCCAGACCTTATGGAGAGCCTGATGTAAAGCACGGGGGTATTCCCAGTCAGCCATCTACGAAGCTGCTTGTTGAATTTCCTTTCTACTCCTTCAACAGTTAA
- the LOC128371735 gene encoding odorant receptor 131-2-like produces MATSVLLYLLASLRIKLTYLPCGVLVLLSILTAQISPLTLAVMSLERYVAVCYPLRHATVFNMRSTGIAIAVVWSFSLIYIVIRGFMLLYVLTDFSLMQMGVFCSKEAIFNAPIFNDFEEVYAITLFLSIGVVIIGSYIGVALVARSVSTNKASARKALQTLLLHMIQLILILTSTFTTTVIITLARIVGRLALMRVYNVCFVCLNILPKCLSALIYGLRDQTIRAALMQNLCCQCRCSVIFRKSQ; encoded by the coding sequence ATGGCAACATCAGTTCTGCTTTACTTACTGGCATCTTTACGGATAAAACTGACATATTTACCATGTGGTGTCCTTGTCTTACTCTCTATTTTGACAGCCCAAATCTCCCCTCTCACCTTGGCTGTGATGTCACTTGAGAGATATGTGGCTGTATGTTATCCACTGAGGCATGCTACTGTCTTCAACATGAGAAGCACAGGCATAGCCATTGCAGTGGTGTGGTCTTTCAGTTTAATCTACATCGTCATTCGTGGTTTCATGTTGTTATATGTGTTGACAGACTTCTCCCTAATGCAGATGGGTGTCTTTTGCTCTAAAGAGGCCATTTTTAATGCACCAATATTTAATGATTTTGAAGAAGTGTATGCCATTACTCTCTTTCTGTCAATAGGTGTGGTAATCATCGGCTCCTACATTGGTGTAGCACTCGTAGCCAGGTCTGTCTCAACAAACAAAGCATCAGCTAGAAAGGCTCTTCAGACTCTCCTGCTTCACATGATTCAGCTAATCCTGATTCTCACCTCCACCTTTACCACTACCGTCATCATAACCCTTGCTAGAATAGTGGGGAGATTGGCCCTTATGCGTGTTTACAATGTATGCTTTGTGTGCTTGAATATCCTTCCAAAGTGTCTGAGTGCTCTTATTTATGGTCTCAGGGATCAAACTATCAGAGCGGCCCTCATGCAGAATCTGTGCTGTCAGTGCAGATGTTCAGTTATATTCAGGAAGAGCCAGTAA
- the LOC128371736 gene encoding odorant receptor 131-2-like, with protein MFGMLSMGSSCSFLYINSVLLFTLRSKQVFCETSRYILLYNLLFADTAHMATSVLLYLLAALRIKLTYSVCSALISLSNFTETISPLMLAVMSLERYVAVCYPLRHATVFNMRSTGIAIAVVWAFSFIHILIRGFMLLYLFTELSLIQMGDFCSKEAIFFAPMFNDFEEVYAITLFLSIGVVIIGSYIGVALVARSVSKDKTSARKALQTLLLHMIQLILILTSTFTSTIIRAIIRTMGRLALTRIYNACFVCLNILPRCLSALIYGLRDQTIRAAFMQNLCCQLTLSLTETISVKNQHFTVPVGGPDVLKSAEPHHPVVDPQASNSALFLGLCPTTVPHRSRPSHQTLISELPSQAWL; from the exons ATGTTTGGCATGTTATCCATGGGATCAAGCTGCTCTTTTCTCTATATTAACAGTGTTTTGCTGTTCACCCTGAGGAGTAAGCAGGTGTTTTGTGAGACATCTCGTTACATCCTGCTGTACAACTTGCTCTTTGCAGACACCGCTCACATGGCAACATCAGTTCTGCTTTACTTACTGGCTGCCTTACGGATAAAATTGACATATTCTGTATGCAGTGCTCTCATCTCACTCTCAAATTTCACAGAGACAATCTCCCCTCTCATGCTGGCTGTGATGTCACTTGAGAGATATGTGGCTGTATGTTATCCACTGAGGCATGCTACTGTCTTCAACATGAGAAGCACAGGCATAGCCATTGCAGTGGTGTGGGCTTTCAGTTTTATCCACATCCTCATTCGTGGTTTCATGTTGTTATATTTGTTCACAGAACTCTCTCTGATACAGATGGGTGACTTTTGCTCTAAAGAAGCCATTTTTTTTGCACCTATGTTTAATGATTTTGAAGAAGTGTATGCCATTACTCTCTTCTTGTCAATAGGTGTGGTAATCATCGGCTCCTACATTGGTGTAGCACTCGTAGCCAGGTCTGTCTCAAAAGACAAAACCTCAGCCAGAAAGGCTCTTCAGACTCTCCTGCTTCACATGATTCAACTAATCCTGATTCTCACCTCCACCTTTACCTCTACCATCATCAGAGCCATTATTAGAACAATGGGGAGATTGGCCCTTACACGTATTTACAATGCATGCTTTGTATGCTTGAATATCCTTCCAAGGTGTCTGAGTGCTCTTATTTATGGTCTCAGGGATCAAACTATCAGAGCAGCCTTCATGCAGAATCTGTGCTGTCA ACTCACTCTATCTTTGACAGAAACTATTTCAGTTAAAAAtcagcatt TCACAGTGCCTGTTGGAGGTCCTGATGTGTTGAAGTCAGCAGAACCACATCATCCGGTGGTGGACCCACAGGCCAGTAACTCTGCATTGTTTCTTGGGTTGTGCCCAACCACTGTGCCCCATAGGTCAAGGCCCAGCCATCAGACACTCATCAGTGAGCTCCCCTCCCAGGCCTGGCTCTAG